One genomic window of Magnolia sinica isolate HGM2019 chromosome 3, MsV1, whole genome shotgun sequence includes the following:
- the LOC131239462 gene encoding uncharacterized protein LOC131239462 isoform X1 → MSSLSAIAPVLPISPKRPIGKEEIQHRGRIRLIECGLAVPSIQSQPFRCGNLVSRARRPPSSVVVCAAAFARKSHPTLMMVEPGSPHVMIAVSAAGKDGQVVAMDGQVAAMDGQVAAMDGQVGSTSFSCLLSSDFSRIERARGLIGMNGGDEEQTNRKMINIDRENCFCYIVLFLIRKYQIYSFDSGFHGIKKIEFL, encoded by the exons ATGTCTTCTTTGAGTGCAATAGCACCAGTGCTTCCCATTTCCCCCAAGAGGCCTATAG GCAAAGAAGAAATTCAACATAGAGGGAGGATTCGGCTTATTGAATGTGGTCTGGCAGTACCCAGCATACAATCCCAACCATTTCGGTGTGGAAACTTGGTTTCACGTGCTCGTCGGCCACCTTCCTCCGTGGTGGTTTGCGCTGCTGCTTTT GCAAGGAAAAGTCACCCGACCTTGATGATGGTGGAACCGGGTTCCCCCCACGTGATGATTGCGGTATCGGCGGCGGGCAAGGATGGTCAGGTGGTGGCTATGGATGGTCAGGTGGCGGCCATGGACGGTCAAGTGGCGGCCATGGATGGTCAGGTGGGTTCAACTTCTTTCTCCTGCTTGCTTTCCTCGGATTTCTCAAGGATCGAGAGAGCGAGGGGCCTTATAGGAatgaacggaggagatgaggAGCAAACAAACAGGAAGATGATAAACATTGATAGGGAAAATTGCTTCTGCTATATTGTTCTCTTTTTAATCCGAAAATATCAAATATATTCCTTTGATTCTGGTTTCCATGGAATAAAAAAGATTGAATTTCTCTGA
- the LOC131239462 gene encoding protein FERTILITY RESTORER RF2, mitochondrial-like isoform X2, with product MSSLSAIAPVLPISPKRPIGKEEIQHRGRIRLIECGLAVPSIQSQPFRCGNLVSRARRPPSSVVVCAAAFNARCGAVQTQTFTRQSSTITVEPIQGKEKSPDLDDGGTGFPPRDDCGIGGGQGWSGGGYGWSGGGHGRSSGGHGWSGGFNFFLLLAFLGFLKDRESEGPYRNERRR from the exons ATGTCTTCTTTGAGTGCAATAGCACCAGTGCTTCCCATTTCCCCCAAGAGGCCTATAG GCAAAGAAGAAATTCAACATAGAGGGAGGATTCGGCTTATTGAATGTGGTCTGGCAGTACCCAGCATACAATCCCAACCATTTCGGTGTGGAAACTTGGTTTCACGTGCTCGTCGGCCACCTTCCTCCGTGGTGGTTTGCGCTGCTGCTTTT AATGCAAGATGTGGAGCAGTGCAAACCCAAACCTTTACTCGCCAGTCTTCAACAATCACCGTTGAACCCATTCAAG GCAAGGAAAAGTCACCCGACCTTGATGATGGTGGAACCGGGTTCCCCCCACGTGATGATTGCGGTATCGGCGGCGGGCAAGGATGGTCAGGTGGTGGCTATGGATGGTCAGGTGGCGGCCATGGACGGTCAAGTGGCGGCCATGGATGGTCAGGTGGGTTCAACTTCTTTCTCCTGCTTGCTTTCCTCGGATTTCTCAAGGATCGAGAGAGCGAGGGGCCTTATAGGAatgaacggaggagatga